In one Lolium rigidum isolate FL_2022 chromosome 3, APGP_CSIRO_Lrig_0.1, whole genome shotgun sequence genomic region, the following are encoded:
- the LOC124697127 gene encoding protein SOSEKI 3-like, with protein MESRGRRPRSPERQRPTARKVPVVYYLTRSRHLEHPHFVEVPASSSTEGLYLRDVINHLNTVRGKGMAAMYSWSCKRSYKNGFVWHDLAEDDLVLPATDGEYVLKGSELLDQPSSGQFYHGSNGNQKQQSRLKEGTRLPLSREASFSSSPPSVTVREAKPQRAPSVPSPDEEGSPSPCRGNSSETMSPESEPQRTVMSRASPVNPAEFRVYKPTGSMDAATQTDDLGRRSARKLPEMHKKSLSTDHDSVVREVTEYRNQSYPRRSAELQGISRDVMSQCPTPLSIASTHGKSESLESLIRADNAATNSFRIPEEDDIVVPTCPKLRPANVLMQLITCGSLSVKDHDNIGLVGAYKPRFPNLKFPSPLISRSMMMGELDYLSENPRFIGTRFEDKEYFSGSIIETKTQRDVPAEKHSVLKRSSSYNAERGSDTLCDCARPDEEDTVSRSRCLPLTPILSSFLHPKNEVQNSPISDCRRSSSAGPDSSLASGDGGSKRFTDASVAPATARIDSFRKENKEKLVKIEES; from the exons ATGGAGAGCCGAGGGAGGCGGCCGCGGAGCCCGGAGCGGCAGAGGCCGACGGCGAGGAAGGTGCCCGTGGTCTACTACCTCACGCGGAGCCGCCACCTCGAGCACCCGCACTTCGTCGAGGTGCCGGCGTCCTCCTCCACGGAGGGACTCTACCTCAGAG ATGTGATCAACCACCTCAACACGGTGCGCGGCAAGGGCATGGCCGCCATGTACTCGTGGTCTTGCAAGAG GAGCTACAAGAACGGGTTCGTGTGGCACGACCTCGCTGAGGATGACCTCGTCCTCCCGGCCACTGACGGAGAGTATGTGCTCAAGGGCTCCGAGCTCCTGGACCAACCTTCTTCAG GTCAATTTTACCATGGCAGTAATGGTAACCAGAAGCAGCAGAGCAGGCTGAAAGAGGGTACAAGGTTGCCACTGTCAAGGGAGGCTTCATTTTCCTCCTCCCCTCCTAGTGTGACAGTTAGAGAAGCCAAGCCACAGCGTGCGCCTTCAGTGCCCTCCCCGGACGAGGAAGGTTCCCCCTCGCCATGCCGGGGTAACTCCTCGGAGACCATGTCACCTGAGTCTGAGCCCCAGAGGACTGTCATGTCAAGGGCTAGCCCGGTCAATCCAGCAGAATTCAGGGTTTACAAGCCCACCGGCTCGATGGATGCCGCAACTCAAACCGATGACCTTGGGAGAAGATCAGCCCGGAAGTTACCTGAGATGCATAAGAAGAGCCTGAGCACTGATCACGACTCGGTGGTTCGTGAAGTTACCGAGTACCGGAACCAGAGCTATCCGCGCCGATCAGCAGAGCTCCAGGGGATTTCCAGGGATGTCATGTCCCAGTGTCCTACTCCACTGAGCATAGCTTCCACCCATGGCAAGTCCGAGAGTCTAGAGTCGTTGATACGAGCTGACAACGCTGCGACAAATAgcttcagaattcctgaagaggaTGACATTGTTGTGCCGACCTGCCCGAAGCTGAGGCCAGCGAATGTACTGATGCAGCTCATCACTTGTGGTTCACTTTCAGTGAAAGATCATGACAATATTGGACTTGTGGGGGCTTACAAGCCAAGGTTCCCGAACCTGAAGTTCCCCTCGCCGTTAATTTCTCGCTCCATGATGATGGGTGAGCTTGATTACCTATCAGAGAATCCCAGATTCATAGGGACGCGGTTTGAAGATAAGGAGTATTTTAGCGGGAGCATTATTGAGACTAAGACGCAGAGAGACGTTCCCGCTGAGAAGCACTCAGTCCTTAAGCGGTCTTCTTCCTACAACGCAGAAAG GGGCAGTGACACCCTCTGTGACTGCGCAAGACCTGATGAAGAAGATACTGTATCGCGCTCAAGGTGCCTACCGCTGACGCCGATACTGTCGTCGTTCCTGCACCCGAAGAACGAGGTGCAGAATTCCCCGATCTCAGACTGCCGGAGGAGCTCCTCGGCCGGGCCAGACTCCAGCTTGGCCTCTGGGgacggcggaagcaagaggttcaCCGACGCCTCGGTTGCGCCGGCGACAGCGAGGATAGACTCCTTCAGGAAGGAGAATAAGGAGAAGCTCGTCAAGATTGAAGAAAGTTAA